In the genome of Candida dubliniensis CD36 chromosome 3, complete sequence, the window CTACCAAGGTCTGCTCGtgagaaaatgaaaaaaagtgcaacaagaaaaaacaagaaaaccaaacgagaaaaaaaaaaaaaagttgtttagttttcttttgtctttctttttttttcttttgatttttttacAAACAAACGAACACAGCAATTTTTAAGAAACAACCAAACAAACCCCCATCCAAATAGCAAACTTGAAAATAAGGTgtaaaaatatcaaataaataaacaacttTACAAGTATCCGATACATTATATCTGGTTGGAGCTTACAATTATTAGGACCACTTTTTACCCAAGActagttttattttatttttaatttttggaCCCTTTTAACAACAGAGAGAAAGATTTCCCAGAGTCGTTTAATTCCGAGAAGGTCAGCCTATTCACGTTACATCAAGAATTTACCTAAACATTTGTCTTGACAACtacattttcaaaaaatatatataaatctCATAAATTaggctttttttttttttttttttgttattgttattgtttctAACTTTTAGgtgaatcaatttttggAAGCAATATAACAAAATATATCGTGTCATCAATTATGATTACCACTACAGAAACTACATCACAGATTGCTGATGTAAATGAAATACCGACTTTGAAACCACCAAGAGAAacttttgttgatgaaccGAAAAGTCTAGAGGATGTCAATttagaagaattaatttatgatttacaaaatgGTTCAAAAAATGTCAATAATTTACATTTATATCATTCAATATTTATCTTATCTAAAACATTacaatttatcattaaattACAAGAACATCCTGATTTGTATAATGAATTTAGATCCCAACAATTGAATAGATTGGGGatcaatgaaaatgatCTCATAGGTAagattaatgaaaataacaAGAGCAGCACTTTAATTCACCCACAACCACTACATATAACTAAAGATTCTGAATTCACCAATGAGATGAGTAATATTCGATCAAATACTCCGTCGTTGTCCCCGCCACCATTGAAAATGGCCAAATTTCATAAAAattctattattaatgataataaatattatgaTGAACTTGAAACATCCATAGAAGCAAggattgttgatgatgttgaagCTGAACTAGATAATTCTATAAGATCACCTAATGCCAGTTCAACTGTAAATATACCATCACCTTCAAATGAGTTTGAATccataattgatgaaaatatcGATGacataaaatattttagtgacaataataataataataataataataataataataatgatgatgatgaaccTCCTCCATATATtccaattgaacaattaatcaattcaacaacCATTACCGATCAAACGTTAAATGATGaacaaattaatgaaatatatataaataaattaaaattggaaatttctCAAAAGGCGGAAGTGGGATCAAATCTGGAATCACAATTAGAATCActtaaaatatttaatttattgaaaactccaaatatatcaattgatcaatttttaaatcgTATTAAAACTTattcatcaaatatttCCATAATTTCTTATTTAAATACaacatttttattatttaaattatcaatttatttaaataaaatcatattaaatttaaataatagtTTCCGATTTTTAATTGGATCTTTAAGAtgttcaattaaaatttttgaagatatttttcaacatcaatcaaaatttaataatgttgttggaattaataatttatttgatttattaaaaattgaattaaaatttgtttatttaataaattttaattttaatagtaattttaattgttttataattgatcaatttttaaaattggaatttattcaattatgtttgtttataaaatcaaatttacctgatgattataataaaattgtcaATAAAATTCAGTCATAATGTCTATatagaaataaataaataaataaataaataaataaataaaaaaagagtgAATAAGCATTATATGTATTTACATTTCTTAACTTTTCCAACTATCTATTGTATGATAATGATAGTGGTTTTGGACCATCTTtgatataataatagaaaagTTGTAAAAAATgggaaacaaaaaaaaattgcagCTTCTGTGGCTCGAACACAGTACCTCCAGATTTCAGGTTTGAAATACTTCAGTCTGACGCTCTCCCAGATGAGCTAAAGCTGCAATAAAAGGAAACCCACGCCGGGATTCGAACCCGGAATCCTTTGATTAGAAGTCAAAAGCGATAACCATTTCGCCACGCAGGCTTACTTGATGGTGTGTTAATTGACAAATTTTGTCACATTAAAATTGACTCATCCAAAATTTTAGTTAATTGTTTAACACTAAATTCTTCTCCCCCTTCTTTATTTGGTTTGAAAGTTAAGACAATTTATTGGATAGTTTAGAACTACATTGAGTATATGGGTTAGGATAAGAGAACCGTTTAGGAAAGTAATTTGCTCTCACTATATACTACGTAAAGAGTAAagtttaataaattgtaaTTGTCACAACCCCCCCCACAtgtaaattgattatatacATATGTTTTGACATATTAATGATGAGCTATTTACTTTTTAAAAGTTAGTAGTTTCCAATACTTAggttgatttctttttttttttttttgggaattttgaaataatttagTCATAAAATTGTCATTAAAATCTAGGTACAAAAGacataaacaaattattatatgtatataaaatttaaagaaatttataACCAAAAAATAACGCAAGTAATCCGATAATCCTAATTATTATGACTCATTGATTGTTtacataaataaattaagaagaagaagaagaagaaaacaaatgattttgaaattatttacCCATATACATTCCCGAAATTTAATATCAACTATATGAAGAAACATTTTAggaattgaatgatttgtATTACCATAGCttcatttttattcatATTTCTTGTCATATTTGTATACTTTAAAAATGTCAAATACatacaacaaaaaatacCTTTACTTTTATTTCTATAATTAGATCTTACCCCAAAATaagttttttctttgtttccAAACATGTTTCAAAACTTATAGTTGTATAATAAACctgattttttttatagtTTATAATTGATCTTAATTTTTGTtatgttttcttttacattttatgttgttgattttgattagTTTTTGCACCcaaataacaacaaaaaatagagttcagtattattattctcttTCTTATCGGTTTATCAACGTGACACATTTGTGTCCTGCATATATTCAAACGGATAAGAAATAATGTGAAACAAAAGCAAACTACTACACAAACTttactaactaactaactaacttACACATTTATAGTTTATGTGGGGGGGGAGTGATAATGAGTTGACAATTGAGATGAATAttttgagttttttttttaaagaaaattaacTATCAACGTgtattattctttttagtcatttttgttattgttattgttattgttgttgctgttgttgttcaagaaaaaaatctaCCACCACTAACATCCACTGATAACGCGttgatttacaatttaTAGTTATCTTGAGAAAACTCTCTTCGAGAGGAAAGCTATGTATCGTATTAACATAAAACTATCAAGTAAAACCAAACGGAATATATGAACATGAGCTAGTGATTCTGGTTCTTGGTGTTTCTATCTTATCACCAAATGTGAAACTCGGAAAAATGGATAGAGAGAAAAAgagtggtggtagtagtggtgATAATAATGGGCGGGAGGGCACATGGGGTAATacatattattatacacAAAAAATGTAATAACCAccagaaaacaaaataaaaatacatTACGTAGTTTGATCCCATGCATTCATTCATATATCCACATATTCTTGCTGTTACCACTAAATACTAAAATCCTCCTGACTCATAAACTCTTAGAAACCCACAACAAAATTCTTGCGAGTCACTTTACagttttgtttattcttcttttattatACTCTGTTAtctattttatatttatataccTCCCCCCTTAGAAATTCCTTCCTTATCTCCTATATCTAAATGATAACAACAAGAATACGTCCAATTATGAATAACACAAGTACTCATACAAACACCAAGACATCGACAACAAGATTAACAAAAATGTCAGCAACAACTTCTACCATCAAGCAATCATCCATGTCGGGTTCATCCAAACATGCCATTTTAATCCCatcaaatttgaattcattGTTACATGCTgacaaacaaatcaaatatcaTTTCTATAGTCTTGGAGGAGATTTTATTAGATTGGCTTCTTATCGAagatttaaacaattatttcaagttggtggtggttcATTAGttaaacaatttgtttttgatttatcaacatttttaaaagaagaattgaatgatacaaattctttaagacatcatcaattgaaaaactttTTAACTTGtaataaaactattttagaaaaagaaaaatccaTGATTTTATGTGATCATCATTTtggattgaaaaattggctTTATATAATCTTTGGTTATATGTTACAAAATTATAATGAAcaagaaatcaataattgtttgGATCAATTGGTTTCTATGTATTTAGAAGCAAGAAGTAATCGATTCtcaattaatgatattCGAATAATTCGTGATGAAAAagatcaatttattttatctacttttgaacaatatttaattgatgtTCCAGTTagaaatgatttattatacaatgataatgataataatgatggtgtcaattatattattttgaataatatcAAGAATCATAAACgttcaaataaaaatgacACCATTTCTactaataacaataatacaAATCGAATTAATTTACCAAAATTACctaaaattaaagataaaTCTTTATTAGTGAAATCTTTAATGCATAAAGAATTTTATCGAATATTATTAGAtccaaatcattattttggTAAAGAAATGTTGAATCGAAATTATTCATTAGATCCTCAAGATTATTCTTTAATTCGTAAAGAACTTTCAATATTAGATGGATTAGgggatttatttttagcTCAAGAAACTTCAAAACTAATTTATGAATTAATATGTCAGAAAAATcatattaatatttataGTAGTACTacttatcaattattaaaaattatgtTGGCAACCAATACTTTAATGGCAAAATTGACTAAAGCTtataatttatatcaaGGATTAAATGATCCCATTATAAATAAACGTGTTGCTAAAGAATGGTTACCATTCACTATTTTAGGTGAAACCCctacaaccaccaccaccaattcagcatcttcttctgatgatgatgattggcaaactaatgatgaaattcGAATttatgaagaagaattcTTGGgggatttttttgaaagttATATGGCAGCTTTATTGATTGAACAACCAGATGTGGCAAAATCTTTTATTAGAGAAATATATCATCGAAtattaatggtaataaCAGAAACTTTACCTCCTGATATAACTTATCAGACTTGGACTAGTAATATATTGGgaagaaatatatatagGAAAAAAAGTGAATCAATTCAATGCTAAAAAGTTTGTGGCCCTGttgttcaaaaaaaaagaagaaataacatatagaaaaatattttgatataGTATTACCAACCAGGATTGTATTATTCATTTGGTTACtcctctttctttctttctttcttttcatttgtCTACATAAAATAGAATTGGCAtgttatattataatatgcacatttctaaaaaaaataaaaatcaataaattttaaCAAGTATAACTACAATTTCTACATAACCTCTATTAACATCAACATATTATCAATCACTATCAGAACTATCACTATCactatcatcatcatcatttccTTCACTGTCACTAGAATCACCAAATATAGTTAGTGGTTTTTTAGTAACAGTTTTCGTATCTTTGACATCAGGTAATCCTTTATTAGCCAAATCAGTTAATGaggataataatttattcttcatttgatttattacaTGAACTCCTCCCAGCGGGTTCGCGTTCCTgacatcatcattattattattatcattatcattggttggatttggatttggatttggatttggatttggatttggagCGGGTATTGGTTTAGGAATTACCGGTTTTGCCTTAGATGACCATGGTGTTAAATTAAATCTCAGTTTATTACCATTCCCACTTAATGGAGTCATTGTTGGTTTGGGAATTGGTGTCGATGCTATtaatttggattttttaCGTACACGATTTGGTTCATCTtgatcttcatcatcttcatcatctccATCATCAGATTCTTCAGATTCTGATTCCGGTCGAgttcttttattttgattcacCAAATTTTGCAACAGTGATAGCTTTTGCAAAGTTGCCCGTGATGTCagatttatattatttttaacttGCTGTTGGGCTGAGggaattgaagaatttttcTCATGTACCGACCCACTTGTGACACCAGTGCCGTTTCTATTATTCCACACAGATCCAGTGGTatgatttgtatttgtaCCTCCCATTGAATCCAAACTATTGTCATGATTATTTCCAGTTCTATAGacattcttattattattattattattattattattggtgcCATTCCCATTATTAGTTTTACCAGCAAATAAATCACCCGCTCCAAATGCTGGCTTAGGTATACTAGTGTTGGCACTCGTATTTGAACCagcaaaaagaaaactagATGAAGTATCAGTTTTACCAAAAGGTGACAGTGGACCACTCGATTTATTATAACTTcttaatttatcatcaattccTCTACCAACCGTATTCATGTCTTCAACACCTGAATCACCAACATACATATACTGAAGCATATGGTGGTCACTGGCAGgttcatcatttttagTTGGAGTTTTGTCTATTGGATCATCTTTATGTATAATTTGCAAAGACCCTAGCATCTGCAGATTCCGTTCATTTGCTCGGAAGTTTGCTGCAAATGATTTTGGAATATACATTTCATTATCGTTATAATTCAACCTATTAGGTGTATTATTCCCCGATATTTCATTTCCATAATCACCAGCAAAAGTTGATGGGGCAATATCAGGTGAGTTTTTATTGCTATTAGATGAATTGTGTAAAACATGTCCATTTCCCTTTTTGGAGTTATTAATAATCGTAGCTAATGTATTTAACAGCTCGCGACTAATCCCCACTGAATCAATAccaattttgttattttccCTTTCCTCTTCACTACTATCCACAATTGTTGCAAGTGGAGCTGAAGCTTCAGTGTTGGTTTTAACGGGGACAAACACAGCACCAGTAGTTTTGATATCAATATCGAtgtcatcattatcattataaCTATCCAGCTCCTTAGCTATAGGTTTGGTGCTATCTACATTGGGAATTGCTGTAGTTGAGGGAATTTCTTGGAAATCATTATCGCTATCTAAATCCTTGGATACTGCTTTAGTTGAATTTGTTACCTTATTTTTCACAGGAGGTTTAATTACTATGTCATCACTACTATTATTGGccaatttatcatcattagcTTTTGACTCAACTTCTCTTTCACTAGTAGTAGGGAGTGCCGTTTCAACTAAATGTAAGGATGGCCCTGAATTAGACAGTAATATTTCAGAGTCTAAAACTATCTCCCCAGCTTCCACAATACTTGTGTCTTGATTATTCTTTTGCCTCGTTAATCGTAAAGTGGTGTCAATCGCTTCACTTGAAATATCATAGGCCACTTTAATGCCATCACCAAAATCACTGGGAATCTTTTCATATCCAATGATTTTCCCATCCTCACTGTTGACCATCAATGTTTTCACTTTTTCTCCAAATACTTTCATTCGATCATAGAGATCTTCTAATGTAGATTTGGAAACGAAAGGGTTATTTGGCTGTTTTGAAGATGCTTTATTGGACAGCTGTGGAATTGTTGGGGCAGTCTTTGTTTCAGATTTACCACCGGCTATATTTATTGGTTTAGATGAAGTTGATACCggaatttttttctcaatACCAATATTTTGTGTTGGTGTGGAAACGGATTTACTTTGAGCGTTAGTATTCACCACAGGCAATGTATTCTTTGTGTGTGTGCTTATTGTAGGCTTTTGTACTTTTCCAGGTTTAGAGGTTATTTTGCTTGTTGATGCTGGTTTGGTAGTCGAGAAAGGGGCTTTAGCCGCCTTCTTAGAGGCTGTAAACACTAGATTCGCCTCCCTTGCTGCCCTTCTTTTACCTCTTGACAAATACATGGCAGGATTACCTTCAACCATATCAATCTGTAACTCTTTGTTAATAGACAACAGTTTGGAATTCAGAGACCGTGACAGCGGTAAATCGTTGTTCTCTTGGGaatccaattcttcaaacATAGAAAGCAACTCTGAAGGTTGTATTTCCTCTTCCCCTTCGGGTTCATAATCAACAGTTTCTGTATCCAGTTCCTCGCTTTCATTGTATTCTTCACTACTTGAGATTTCATCTTGGGAGCTAGAAACAATAAATGAGTCGGTTTTCTCAGCTTTTTGCGGTTTCTTTATCGGACTTTCAAGTCTGTCAAAATATACCTCGTCGGAATTATTCATTGGGGTGACAGGAGGTGCTTCAAGCATACCACTGGTGATCCTCTGTTTCAGCAGAGATACtgcatttttcttttgggGTACTTTACGATTGGATTTAGTTTcaggtggtggtggaggtggTGCCAAAGAAACTGGCGAAGATAAAGGGGATTTCTTAGGTTTCTTCGGAGTTGTATTGTCATCAGATTTTTCAACGGCACTATAAACCCCTCCTCGAATTGTCTCAGCTTGActaaaattgattggaGTGGAGATTGCAGGATCAGGCGTATAAGTAATTGAtctaaatttattatctaCCAAAACTCGAAGTTCATCATTACTCTCACTGAACACATCTTCAACAGCAAAGTCTGGATCCAAGTCACATAAAtctttattttgaaatgcCAAAACCCGTAGTTTTCGTTCTCTTGGATATCTTTTAGAGAATCGTGTTactaatttttcttctaaaCTCTCAAGGTTTGCTGTGCTATCCACTATGTATAAAAACTTGACATATTTTCTTGGATCAATATTGGATGCATCAATCTGTTCAAATTCCTTAGGAATCAATAAAGCTTTCAATTTTAGTTTAACCATCTTTCAATACTATGATATATTTCCTCCTATCTCGTCCTATGTCTGTATTCGTTTTTTAAGATTCACAATGAGATGTGctagagaaaaaaaaaaaaaaaaaaaaaagtgtgtacaaattgaaatgaatCGGTTTTTGAAAGTACGCGGTTGAaacttgttttttttttttttaattctaattcttgACTTGTTAGCATTCCCACTTGAGGTTGGTGAGAATTATGTTTAGTGGATTGGTTACACCCCCCCACAGAACCTTTAAGTTAGCGTTCAACAACTATTCATAACCAATTGATACACAActtatatatttttaacATTTACCTATACTATCAAATCTAATTCTCTATTGATTCTAAAAATTGTTTCCTTCTACTATCCAATTggaattgttttaataatttttcatttatatcattatcattatcatcactTTCATCTTGTTGCTGCAAATCAGATAAATCAGGTTTGTCTAGACATGGCCCCCAGCTAATAATTTCACCATCAATAGTACCACAAAAATATTTAGCAGTCGAAGGACCACCGTTGCACATAGATACTGTTCTACCAGTATTTTTACTACCTTTTCGTGCTAATCGGTTTTCCAACTTGCCATCAATTGTTCTAAATATGAAAACATCTCCACTTTCTGATGGgaacaataaaaattgtGGTTCTGTTTCACCTTGAGGGTTCAACAAAAGAGGTATTGTATGAGGATGTTTATTTCTTATCAATGGGCCAAAATTAATAAGTTTGTTAATTGGCGGTGGAGTGGAGACATTGACCATATCCCAAACTCtaattttatcatcattaccaGCACTATACAATATTGATCCCAGTGGATCCCACACAAGGCCATTAACTGGACCCAGATGGGCCTTTGATAATTTAGTAGTATAACTGGAATCATTGGTTCTCAGCATATCCAATTGGGTTAAACAGCTTTGACTTCTTCTGATATCCCAGATTTTCACTTCTCCGTCATACCCGCCTGATGCCAATAGATTCAGATTTATGGGGTGCCATTTTACCACCAAAGTTTTACCTTTATGTCCCAGTAATGTGTGGGCACTTGAGGTTGTGTTTAAATCTAGTAGTCGAATGAATGGCTGATCATTGGCTGTAGCAATCAAGGCGTTTTCTGCACATATATCTATATCGTAAACCTTATTCAGGAGATCAAATGTATGCACAGGCATAAGCTCATTAGTGTCCCATATTTTCACAGTGTGATCAAACGATGAACTTGCAAACATCCCAGTGTCGTATGGCCACCATTGAATACACGATATTCCGAATTTATGGTGATGTCTTTTGGGGATGGTTGCTAAATTGGTATATGTAGATACGGGATTATCGTAATcgaaattatcaaaagtGGATGGATGTAAATGTAGGTTGGCATCTATTTCGTTTTCTTCACGTacaatttcttgttgtttcaaatcCCATAGTTTGATAGACGAATCATTGCTTCCActtaataaatattgataatcaGTTGTTTCCAACGAGAGACTATTGACAGCTGCATTGTCATGACAATTAGTGGGGAAAACATTATGCTTGCCTAGTTGATAAATCTCAGAATATAAATTTTCGGTAATTATATTAGAGAATCGAGAAGGTGTTACTCTACCCAACAGTCGATCTAGTAATAATGTTTCCATGAAtgataacaacaaaagaacagaaaaataaaccataaaaaaatattcaaaaaagCTTTTCCTACATATAAACCACTccgaagaagaagaacaagaaatttATCTTTGTCGCATTATATTTATGTTTGTTCATGGAATGAAAAatagtgaaaaaaaaaaaaaaaaaataccaaaGAATAGTCGTGAAAgtagaaaattttttttttcttgttccaCATAACAATCACCATATAAGTTTAGGCAAACCCAACCCCACCAACAACCACCCCAACTTACAAATTAGATACCATGTTAGACATTAATGCATTTCTCGTTGAAAAAGGAGGAGATccagaaattattaaagcTTCTCAGAAGAAAAGAGGTGATTCTGTAGAATTAGTTGACGAAATCATCAATGAATATAAAGAATGGGTTAAATTAAGATTTGATTTAGATGAAcacaacaagaaattgaattcagtacaaaaagaaatcgGTAAAAGATTCAAAGCTAAAGAAGATGCTAAAGATTTAATTGctgaaaaggaaaaattaAGTAATGAGAAGAAGGAAATTATTGAGAAAGAAGCAGAAGCCGATAAGAACTTACGTGCTAAAGTTAATCAAGTTGGTAACATTGTTCATGAATCAGTTGTAGATTCtcaagatgaagaaaataatgaattggtTAGAACTTGGACTCCGgagaattacaaaaaaccAGAACAAATTGCTGCTGCTACTGGTGCACCAGCTAAATTATCTCATCATGAAGTATTATTAAGATTAGATGGTTACGATCCAGAAAGAGGGGTTCGAATTGTTGGCCATCGTGGTTATTTCTTAAGAAATTATGGAGTATTTTTGAACCAAGCTTTGATTAATTATGGTTTACTGTTTTTAAGTAAGAAAGGATATGTTCCATTGCAAGCACCAGTCATGATGAATAAAGAAGTCATGGCTAAAACTGCACAATTGTCTCAATTCGACGAAGAATTGTATAAAGTCATTGATGGTGAAGATGAAAAATACTTGATTGCCACTTCTGAACAACCAATTAGTGCTTATCATGCTGGTGAATGGTTTGAATCACCAGCTGAACAATTACCAGTTCGTTATGCTGGTTATTCATCATGTTTCAGAAGAGAAGCCGGATCACATGGTAAAGATGCTTGGGGTATTTTCCGTGTCCATGCCTTTGAAAAGattgaacaatttgttttgaCGGAACCAGAAAAATCATGGGAAGAATTCGATAGAATGATTGGTTGTTCAGAAGAATTCTATCAATCTTTAGGATTGCCATACCGAGTTGTTGGTATTGTTTCAGGTGAATTAAACAATGCTGCTGCTAAAAAATACGACTTGGAGGCTTGGTTCCCATTCCAACAAGAATATAAAGAATTGGTTTCATGTTCAAATTGTACTGATTatcaatcaagaaatttgGAAATCAGATGTGGtataaaacaacaaaaccaacaagaaaagaagtATGTCCATTGTTTGAACTCAACCTTAAGTGCTACCGAAAGAACTATTTGTTGTATTTTAGAAAACTACCAAAAGGAAGATGGATTGGTTATTCCTG includes:
- a CDS encoding cyclin, putative, translating into MITTTETTSQIADVNEIPTLKPPRETFVDEPKSLEDVNLEELIYDLQNGSKNVNNLHLYHSIFILSKTLQFIIKLQEHPDLYNEFRSQQLNRLGINENDLIGKINENNKSSTLIHPQPLHITKDSEFTNEMSNIRSNTPSLSPPPLKMAKFHKNSIINDNKYYDELETSIEARIVDDVEAELDNSIRSPNASSTVNIPSPSNEFESIIDENIDDIKYFSDNNNNNNNNNNNNDDDEPPPYIPIEQLINSTTITDQTLNDEQINEIYINKLKLEISQKAEVGSNSESQLESLKIFNLLKTPNISIDQFLNRIKTYSSNISIISYLNTTFLLFKLSIYLNKIILNLNNSFRFLIGSLRCSIKIFEDIFQHQSKFNNVVGINNLFDLLKIELKFVYLINFNFNSNFNCFIIDQFLKLEFIQLCLFIKSNLPDDYNKIVNKIQS
- the SES1 gene encoding class II aminoacyl-tRNA synthetase, putative (In S. cerevisiae: class II aminoacyl-tRNA synthetase that aminoacylates tRNA(Ser), displays tRNA-dependent amino acid recognition which enhances discrimination of the serine substrate), whose product is MLDINAFLVEKGGDPEIIKASQKKRGDSVELVDEIINEYKEWVKLRFDLDEHNKKLNSVQKEIGKRFKAKEDAKDLIAEKEKLSNEKKEIIEKEAEADKNLRAKVNQVGNIVHESVVDSQDEENNELVRTWTPENYKKPEQIAAATGAPAKLSHHEVLLRLDGYDPERGVRIVGHRGYFLRNYGVFLNQALINYGLSFLSKKGYVPLQAPVMMNKEVMAKTAQLSQFDEELYKVIDGEDEKYLIATSEQPISAYHAGEWFESPAEQLPVRYAGYSSCFRREAGSHGKDAWGIFRVHAFEKIEQFVLTEPEKSWEEFDRMIGCSEEFYQSLGLPYRVVGIVSGELNNAAAKKYDLEAWFPFQQEYKELVSCSNCTDYQSRNLEIRCGIKQQNQQEKKYVHCLNSTLSATERTICCILENYQKEDGLVIPEVLRKYIPGEPEFIPYIKELPKNTTSVKKAKGKN
- a CDS encoding radiation sensitive protein 28 homologue, putative (Similar to S. cerevisiae RAD28;~In S. cerevisiae: involved in transcription-coupled repair nucleotide excision repair of UV-induced DNA lesions; homolog of human CSA protein), with amino-acid sequence MVYFSVLLLLSFMETLLLDRSLGRVTPSRFSNIITENLYSEIYQLGKHNVFPTNCHDNAAVNSLSLETTDYQYLLSGSNDSSIKLWDLKQQEIVREENEIDANLHLHPSTFDNFDYDNPVSTYTNLATIPKRHHHKFGISCIQWWPYDTGMFASSSFDHTVKIWDTNELMPVHTFDLSNKVYDIDICAENALIATANDQPFIRLLDLNTTSSAHTLSGHKGKTLVVKWHPINSNLLASGGYDGEVKIWDIRRSQSCLTQLDMSRTNDSSYTTKLSKAHSGPVNGLVWDPSGSILYSAGNDDKIRVWDMVNVSTPPPINKLINFGPLIRNKHPHTIPLLLNPQGETEPQFLLFPSESGDVFIFRTIDGKLENRLARKGSKNTGRTVSMCNGGPSTAKYFCGTIDGEIISWGPCLDKPDLSDLQQQDESDDNDNDINEKLLKQFQLDSRRKQFLESIEN